One part of the Solanum dulcamara chromosome 3, daSolDulc1.2, whole genome shotgun sequence genome encodes these proteins:
- the LOC129881451 gene encoding fatty acyl-CoA reductase 2, chloroplastic-like — MTMLHLQNIFSLNTRVPTTKLFSENSTHFSSKFSYKIRSNKTSDHLTLGIDHGIGPSNSSSIKALGDHHGDVLAKNGIGIVDFFEAKNLLVTGATGFLAKVLIEKMLRTTPKINKIYLLIRAKNREAAFDRLTSEIIESKLFKCLKEIHGKSYESFIRSKLIPVVGNIHEPNLGMDIIISQQIVQEIDLIVGSAANTTFDLRYDLALDANVNGSYQLMMFAKKCKNLKLLIHYSSAYANGEREGLLYEKPFIMGESITKEKLISHSPSAKFPSLNAANELDFVSKLKNAIKNNGFEQIMKDLGAERAKLYGWHDTYSFTKAIGEMVINSMREDIPIVIIRPSTITSSYEQPFPGWVQGFRVIDPAIVFYGKGDFPAVLADPNCIVDVVSVDVVVNATMAAIAKHGYLQSPELNVYHVASSFVNPLLSSQLLNYCYEFFSSFPFVNSKGDQVKVKKMKYCDNMSDFSNYISKELLKQHDEVGELTHEVEHSKMQMRFKRKVEYLKNFSKVYEPYAFYKGWFHNGNMQKLMEDMSEQERKSFEIDLSKINWRDYFIGIHIPGVKKHVLKGRIASS; from the exons ATGACAATGCTTCaccttcaaaatattttttcccttaATACAAGGGTACCAACAACTAAGTTGTTTTCTGAAAATAGTACTCATTTCTCTAgcaaattttcatacaaaattagATCAAATAAAACTAGTGATCACTTAACATTAGGAATTGATCATGGCATTGGCCCTTCTAATTCCTCTTCTATTAAAGCATTGGGTGATCATCATGGAGATGTTTTAGCTAAAAATGGAATAGGGATTGTTGACTTTTTTGAAGCCAAAAACCTTCTTGTCACTGGTGCTACAGGCTTTCTTGCAAAAG TTTTGATTGAAAAGATGCTAAGAACAACACCAAAGATAAACAAAATCTACCTTCTTATAAGGGCAAAGAATAGGGAAGCTGCATTTGACAGATTAACAAGTGAA ATAATAGAGTCAAAATTATTCAAATGTCTAAAAGAAATACATGGGAAATCttatgagtcattcataagaaGTAAATTAATTCCTGTAGTTGGAAATATTCATGAGCCAAACCTTGGTATGGATATTATTATTTCTCAACAAATTGTTCAAGAAATTGATTTGATTGTTGGCTCTGCAGCAAACACCACATTTGACTTGAG GTATGACTTAGCTCTTGATGCTAATGTAAATGGTTCATATCAACTCATGATGTTTGCCAAAAAATGCAAGAACTTGAAACTCCTCATCCATTATTCAAGCG CATATGCCAATGGAGAAAGAGAAGGCCTACTATATGAGAAGCCTTTCATCATGGGAGAAAGCATAACAAAGGAAAAACTCATATCACACTCTCCATCTGCTAAGTTTCCATCCCTCAATGCTGCCAATGAATTGGACTTTGTATCAAAGTTGAAGAATGCAATTAAAAATAATGGATTTGAGCAAATTATGAAAGACTTAGGAGCTGAGAG GGCAAAGTTGTATGGATGGCATGATACATATTCATTCACAAAAGCCATTGGTGAAATGGTGATAAATAGCATGAGGGAAGACATACCAATAGTCATTATTCGTCCCTCTACAATAACAAGTAGTTATGAACAACCTTTTCCAGGATGGGTACAAGGATTCAG GGTAATTGACCCTGCAATTGTTTTCTATGGAAAAGGGGACTTTCCAGCTGTTCTTGCTGATCCAAATTGTATTGTGGATGTG GTGTCAGTTGATGTGGTTGTAAATGCTACAATGGCTGCTATTGCCAAACATGGATACTTGCAAAGCCCAGAGCTAAATGTCTATCATGTAGCATCATCATTTGTGAATCCTTTATTATCATCACAACTTTTGAACTATTGCTATgagtttttctcttcttttccttttgttAACTCAAAGGGGGATCAAGTGAAGGTTAAAAAGATGAAATATTGTGATAACATGTCagatttttcaaattatatttcaaaGGAATTGCTCAAGCAACATGATGAAGTAGGAGAATTAACTCATGAAGTTGAACATTCAAAGATGCAAATGCGTTTTAAAAGGAAGGTGGAATATTTGAAGAACTTTAGCAAAGTTTATGAACCATATGCTTTCTACAAAGGATG GTTTCACAATGGCAACATGCAAAAATTAATGGAAGATATGTctgaacaagagagaaaaagcTTTGAGATTGATTTGTCAAAGATAAATTGGAGAGATTACTTTATAGGAATCCATATTCCTGGAGTGAAAAAACATGTATTGAAAGGAAGGATAGCATCTTCCTAA
- the LOC129881974 gene encoding pathogenesis-related protein 1-like, whose protein sequence is MAKIFLAPPIFLVLSILLIFITSSQATSPTFDWVQQEYLKAHNDLRSSVGVPPLQWDAKLAAFEYDWATQRKEDCNYRQHSTGPYGENIFWQLYSETPATGIVQKWFDEKKNFDEVKNVCKCQPEKAGCEFGHYLNIVWKTTTKVGSSGNVYCNDQKGVYIVCSYDPIGNYKGVNPLNPDNNSTTKSTNL, encoded by the exons ATGGCTAAAATATTCCTAGCACCACCAATTTTTTTGGTGTTGTCCATCTTATTAATATTCATTACTTCATCAcaagcaacttcaccaacctttGATTGGGTTCAACAAGAATACCTAAAGGCTCACAATGATCTAAGAAGTAGTGTTGGTGTTCCTCCTTTGCAATGGGATGCGAAATTAGCCGCTTTTGAGTATGATTGGGCTACTCAAAGGAAGGAAGATTGTAATTACA GGCAACATTCGACCGGCCCATACGGAGAGAACATCTTCTGGCAGCTTTACTCAGAGACACCTGCAACTGGTATTGTACAAAAATGGTttgatgaaaagaaaaattttgATGAGGTGAAGAATGTTTGCAAATGCCAGCCAGAAAAGGCAGGATGTGAATTTGGCCATTATTTAAATATAGTATGGAAGACAACAACAAAAGTTGGAAGTAGTGGCAATGTTTATTGCAATGACCAAAAGGGTGTTTATATTGTATGTTCATATGATCCTATTGGGAATTATAAAGGTGTTAACCCTTTGAATCCTGATAATAATTCCACAACTAAATCCACTAACCTTTGA